From Streptomonospora salina, the proteins below share one genomic window:
- a CDS encoding GNAT family N-acetyltransferase produces MSGLAEIVFRRYGPRDARELRDSVALLYRDAYARRVDAADPFYSVDAFLHRFDAYTSRDGFDLVMGFAGDTPVGQAWGWPLEAGTAWWNGLLDEVPPAFTHEDGTRTFAVSEIMVARPWTGRGLAHGLHDELLGNRRESRATLLVNPENRDAYAIYTRWGWQKAARLRPAWEGAPTYDVLMLPISPAPAGTQENPTGPPTA; encoded by the coding sequence ATGAGCGGCCTCGCGGAGATCGTCTTCCGCCGATACGGCCCGCGCGACGCCCGCGAGCTGCGCGACAGCGTCGCCCTCCTCTACCGGGACGCCTACGCCCGGCGGGTCGACGCGGCAGACCCGTTCTACTCGGTCGATGCGTTCCTGCACAGGTTCGACGCCTACACGAGCCGGGACGGCTTCGACCTGGTCATGGGCTTCGCCGGAGACACCCCCGTCGGACAGGCGTGGGGATGGCCCTTGGAGGCGGGAACCGCGTGGTGGAACGGCCTCCTCGACGAGGTGCCCCCCGCGTTCACACACGAGGACGGCACCCGCACCTTCGCCGTGTCGGAGATCATGGTGGCCCGGCCCTGGACCGGGCGGGGCCTGGCCCACGGGCTGCACGACGAACTCCTCGGCAACCGCCGCGAGTCCCGCGCCACCCTTCTCGTCAACCCCGAGAACCGCGACGCCTACGCGATCTACACCCGGTGGGGATGGCAGAAGGCGGCCCGGTTGCGTCCGGCATGGGAAGGCGCACCGACCTACGACGTCCTGATGCTCCCGATCTCGCCCGCCCCAGCGGGAACGCAGGAGAACCCGACAGGACCGCCTACCGCCTGA
- a CDS encoding helix-turn-helix transcriptional regulator, whose amino-acid sequence MRDSAWDTSAKPQTTGAASIPSAGASWLWDSPEWRRALGALDVGGALKVLRTSMGLSQEDFGAVVDWSQKTVSTVENGRRDTAYDLRELLRVVDRLGLPRAALLPLVYGDDSSMSEIDRRTFTAGALGGLAALGMGAASVDWHSRKIGEPHVRALNACLHGLRNRDQSVGGGALLQDALTQWDWARQMLDNGDYNAATGRELLTLTADIGIISGWVAYDAGNQELARHLYTEAQLLANSTGDNELLAHVCANMATQSTALSRETGRTSRAREGLRLAEQAEGLIRREPSPRLHALVALRKAAAHARIGDRAAFRSSIGRARRDLDRGSHDTDPGWTGFVTPGEVDSYEAQGWLDLTEPARSVELYSAALEQDGLTPRNRTLGRSYLATALLHQGDIAASTSEGVAVLAAVESKQITSARIVDRLRPVRDADPPDAEFVERFDALALTPTRGTEGA is encoded by the coding sequence ATGCGCGATTCGGCTTGGGACACGTCTGCGAAGCCACAGACGACCGGCGCGGCGTCGATCCCGAGCGCGGGGGCTTCGTGGCTGTGGGACTCTCCCGAGTGGCGGCGTGCGCTGGGGGCGCTGGATGTCGGGGGCGCCCTCAAGGTGCTTCGGACGTCGATGGGGCTCTCCCAAGAGGACTTCGGCGCGGTGGTCGACTGGTCGCAGAAGACCGTGAGCACCGTGGAGAACGGGCGGCGCGACACCGCCTACGATCTGCGCGAGCTGCTGCGGGTGGTGGATCGGCTCGGGCTCCCCCGCGCAGCGCTCCTGCCTCTGGTCTACGGAGACGATTCATCCATGTCTGAGATCGACCGCCGAACCTTCACCGCCGGGGCGCTGGGCGGACTCGCGGCACTGGGCATGGGCGCCGCATCCGTCGATTGGCACTCCAGGAAGATCGGCGAACCCCACGTCCGCGCGCTGAACGCGTGCCTGCACGGGCTCCGCAACCGCGACCAAAGCGTCGGAGGCGGCGCCCTGCTGCAGGACGCCCTCACGCAATGGGACTGGGCACGGCAGATGCTCGACAACGGCGACTACAACGCCGCAACCGGCCGGGAACTGCTGACCCTGACGGCCGACATCGGCATCATCAGCGGCTGGGTCGCCTACGACGCCGGAAACCAGGAACTCGCGCGCCACCTCTACACCGAAGCCCAGTTGCTGGCCAACAGCACGGGCGACAACGAACTCCTCGCCCACGTCTGCGCCAACATGGCGACCCAATCCACGGCCCTGTCGCGCGAAACGGGCCGCACGAGCCGGGCACGGGAAGGGCTGCGACTGGCCGAACAGGCCGAAGGACTGATCCGGCGCGAGCCCTCCCCCCGCCTGCACGCGCTGGTGGCGCTGCGCAAAGCGGCGGCGCACGCCCGGATCGGCGACCGGGCGGCCTTCCGTTCGTCGATCGGCCGGGCGCGGCGCGACCTCGACCGGGGATCGCACGACACCGACCCCGGATGGACCGGCTTCGTCACGCCGGGCGAAGTCGACTCCTACGAGGCGCAGGGATGGCTCGACCTCACAGAGCCGGCGCGCAGCGTGGAGCTGTACTCCGCCGCGCTCGAGCAGGACGGCCTGACACCGCGCAACCGCACGCTCGGGCGCTCCTATCTCGCGACGGCGCTGCTGCACCAAGGCGACATCGCAGCCTCCACCAGCGAGGGCGTGGCCGTCCTGGCCGCGGTGGAGAGTAAACAGATCACCTCGGCCCGCATCGTGGACCGCCTGCGCCCGGTCCGCGACGCGGACCCGCCGGACGCGGAGTTCGTGGAGCGCTTCGACGCGCTCGCGCTGACGCCGACCCGTGGAACGGAAGGAGCCTAG
- a CDS encoding ATP-binding protein: MSSTSLNGSAARSLGRPAYFGASSDSASVDFLGIPDSVALVRQWTRQALTGGVLTEGERDDVVLAASELATNAIHHSASGLPGGVFAVRLQMSDVAVRIEVEDQGGPGTPQTRPGHHWSEGGRGLVLVAAVMDAWGPLGHGSCGAWAEVHT; encoded by the coding sequence ATGAGCAGCACTTCCCTGAACGGCTCGGCGGCCCGATCGCTCGGCCGGCCTGCGTACTTCGGTGCCTCCTCGGATTCGGCCTCGGTCGATTTCCTCGGCATTCCGGACAGCGTCGCGCTGGTCCGGCAATGGACGCGGCAGGCCCTGACCGGTGGGGTCCTGACCGAGGGCGAGCGGGACGATGTCGTATTGGCGGCCAGCGAGCTGGCGACCAACGCCATACACCACTCCGCCTCCGGGCTTCCCGGCGGCGTCTTCGCCGTGCGCCTGCAGATGTCGGACGTCGCCGTGCGCATCGAGGTCGAAGACCAGGGAGGGCCGGGTACGCCGCAGACCCGCCCCGGCCACCACTGGTCCGAAGGAGGCCGCGGCCTCGTCCTCGTCGCGGCCGTCATGGACGCGTGGGGACCCCTCGGCCACGGCTCGTGCGGAGCCTGGGCGGAGGTGCACACGTGA
- the fxlM gene encoding methyltransferase, FxLD system, with translation MPTAPASTPSAHSLRAAMVDRTVAKRAMLDMPPLSAPEEQALRTVPRELFLPGLELTDVYAEQAVVTKRDQERGVALSSVSAPAIIATMLHRADIRPGHRILEIGSGGYNAALIRELTGAGGDVTSIDIDPEVVDRAGRFLDHAGYRDVHVAAADGEHGFARRAPYDRILVTAGAWDVPPAWRDQLAPGGRMVVPMRIRGLTRCLTLERAAEGHWSCVAVDMCGFVRMQGAGEHWEPMPYLNDEPDRRVGLRLEDGPSADVAALRRALAREPDTVWSGVLVQAEEPTDDQDLWIATAADEWALLTADREAIRSGLVTPTWALGTPTLLNADGTGFAYRTLRRHPTREGRWEFGAIGHGPQARATAERLCDLMAAWDRDLRGRPGPEITLHPVSKPDHRLPAGRVIDKRSTRMVLNWTATTEEEKKEEL, from the coding sequence ATGCCGACCGCACCCGCCTCGACTCCGTCCGCACATTCCCTTCGCGCTGCGATGGTCGACAGAACCGTCGCCAAGCGCGCCATGCTGGACATGCCGCCCTTGTCGGCGCCGGAGGAGCAGGCGCTGAGGACGGTTCCCCGCGAGCTGTTCCTCCCCGGCCTGGAGCTGACCGACGTCTATGCCGAACAGGCGGTGGTGACCAAGCGCGACCAGGAACGCGGCGTCGCGCTGAGTTCCGTGTCGGCGCCCGCGATCATCGCGACCATGCTGCACCGCGCCGACATCCGGCCCGGCCACCGCATCCTGGAGATCGGATCAGGCGGCTACAACGCCGCACTGATCCGTGAACTGACCGGAGCGGGCGGCGACGTCACCTCGATCGACATCGATCCCGAGGTCGTCGACCGCGCCGGACGCTTCCTGGACCACGCCGGATACCGCGACGTCCATGTGGCCGCAGCCGACGGGGAGCACGGCTTCGCCCGACGCGCTCCCTACGACCGCATCCTCGTCACCGCCGGAGCCTGGGACGTTCCGCCCGCGTGGCGCGACCAGCTCGCCCCCGGCGGGCGCATGGTCGTCCCCATGCGCATCCGCGGCCTGACACGCTGCCTGACCTTGGAACGCGCCGCCGAGGGGCACTGGAGCTGCGTGGCCGTCGACATGTGCGGGTTCGTGCGCATGCAGGGCGCCGGCGAGCACTGGGAGCCCATGCCCTACCTCAACGACGAGCCCGACCGCCGGGTCGGCCTGCGGCTGGAGGACGGCCCCTCCGCGGACGTCGCCGCACTGCGCCGCGCGCTCGCCCGGGAACCCGACACCGTGTGGTCGGGCGTACTCGTCCAAGCCGAGGAACCCACCGACGACCAAGACCTCTGGATCGCCACGGCCGCCGACGAATGGGCCCTGCTGACCGCCGACCGCGAAGCGATCCGTTCCGGCCTGGTCACACCCACCTGGGCGCTGGGCACGCCCACGCTGCTGAACGCCGACGGCACCGGATTCGCCTACCGCACCCTGCGGCGCCACCCCACACGCGAGGGCCGATGGGAATTCGGCGCAATCGGACACGGGCCGCAGGCCCGTGCAACCGCAGAGCGGCTGTGCGACCTGATGGCCGCCTGGGACCGCGACCTGCGCGGGCGACCGGGCCCGGAGATCACCCTGCACCCCGTATCCAAACCCGATCACCGCCTGCCCGCCGGGCGCGTGATCGACAAGCGGTCCACCCGAATGGTCCTGAACTGGACCGCAACCACTGAAGAAGAGAAGAAGGAGGAGCTGTGA
- a CDS encoding FxLD family lanthipeptide, whose product MKLDVIETPNGFTPVSEIGPDTQGDPFDLDLQVHVPAQSGALWSMTDDGCDPTCESACSPSCTDNGN is encoded by the coding sequence GTGAAGCTCGACGTCATCGAAACCCCGAACGGATTCACCCCGGTCTCCGAGATCGGACCGGACACCCAAGGCGACCCCTTCGACCTGGACCTGCAGGTACACGTGCCCGCGCAGTCGGGAGCGCTGTGGTCCATGACCGACGACGGCTGCGACCCCACGTGTGAAAGCGCCTGCTCGCCCAGCTGCACCGACAACGGCAACTGA
- a CDS encoding lantibiotic dehydratase has translation MYAPPDPPAMTLRATALSAPAATPWPDPASATSHELRAWIHRCWTQDPGFAEALDAASPSLARQLDTLTRPGPAPRHAKVRRAAIALMRYLLRTQNRPTPYGLFAGVAPVAHGTETRAHWGSNHQAVARPDAAWLSAYARHHADPNPRDVLVAAHTAHVRGARLVRPWVPSQDDPRGAAAVSVRFTPVVARAMHAARTPASPAAVVDALAAEFPQAEASALAAVVDQLRTHGILISTRRPAIWVTDPLEAAAENAAPESPLPEACAVLAEHNYLRSDRRAQLRAAATSRLGRALPGHTARLAVDTRLDADVTLPPHVAREAGRAAQVLASLAPHATGTAAWTDYHVRCLDTYGPGATVDLLELVGPPGLGLPTGYRGSRLPESARTDGEREGALVTAAYTAALDGSYEIAVDEIPALAESAAHPPPHVEVRAQLHAASPSAVDAGDFDLRITGVSRSIGTLTGRFAHLDGMATPEVYRDLPTVTHGALPVQILAPPMADTAANVARAPVLAPHTLVIDEHPPPAGAGGTETIVPDDVAVHIEADHLRLLHRPSGRVIEPYLASALEPHRYTHPLARFCYELPRARMPAHLGFTWPTIASAFRFLPRLRSGRSILAPAQWRISASGHDGAGPRSDLPDRVVLLDGERYLSLDLTRAAHRYLLDDHLAHNTTAIVTEAPPAHAFGWCGDRAHEIVIPLHSTVPPTPEPPRLPKPADAGAPVPQPPGGADWVAAHLYTDADLFVPLLTEHLPQLWTLLGEVPDWWFVRYRDADGPHLRLRVRTGGRADAVTTAFGTWARSLHAHGALHEMTLSTYRPETGRYGCGPAMHAAEDVFVADSAAAVAQLELAAGDQSRTHAFAAASLIDLAIEAVGTTWLLDHLPRSGEPVDRSAHALADRTLTDLDRHPDQVPGELAKAWKERTDAFTSYLGDHSAPVQAARRVLPSLLHMHHNRIAGPDRPDERRLLALTRAVALSRHARQPRDRP, from the coding sequence GTGTACGCACCCCCGGACCCGCCGGCCATGACGCTGCGGGCCACCGCACTGTCCGCCCCCGCCGCAACACCCTGGCCGGATCCAGCGAGCGCGACCTCCCACGAGCTGCGGGCATGGATCCACCGCTGCTGGACACAGGATCCCGGCTTCGCCGAAGCACTCGATGCGGCCAGCCCGTCACTGGCCCGACAGCTCGATACGCTCACCCGCCCCGGTCCCGCACCACGACACGCGAAGGTGCGGCGCGCCGCAATCGCGCTCATGCGGTACCTGCTGCGCACGCAGAACCGCCCCACCCCCTACGGGCTGTTCGCCGGAGTCGCGCCCGTGGCCCACGGAACGGAAACCCGCGCCCACTGGGGGAGCAACCACCAGGCGGTGGCACGGCCGGACGCCGCATGGCTCTCGGCCTACGCCCGCCACCACGCCGATCCGAACCCCCGCGACGTGCTCGTCGCAGCCCACACCGCACACGTGCGGGGAGCACGGCTCGTCCGCCCCTGGGTCCCGAGCCAGGACGACCCCCGCGGAGCCGCGGCCGTATCGGTACGCTTCACCCCCGTCGTCGCCCGAGCGATGCACGCCGCACGCACCCCGGCATCCCCGGCCGCCGTCGTCGACGCGCTGGCCGCGGAGTTTCCCCAGGCCGAGGCCAGCGCCCTTGCGGCTGTCGTCGACCAACTCCGCACCCACGGCATCCTCATCAGCACACGGCGCCCCGCCATCTGGGTCACCGACCCCCTGGAGGCCGCGGCCGAGAACGCCGCCCCCGAATCGCCCCTGCCCGAGGCGTGCGCCGTCCTGGCCGAACACAACTACCTCCGGTCCGACCGGCGCGCACAGCTGCGCGCCGCCGCGACGAGCCGCCTCGGTCGCGCCCTTCCCGGCCACACGGCGCGGTTGGCGGTGGACACACGACTGGACGCCGACGTCACGCTCCCGCCGCATGTGGCCCGCGAGGCGGGACGGGCCGCACAGGTCCTGGCGTCGCTCGCTCCGCACGCCACCGGCACCGCGGCCTGGACCGACTACCACGTCCGCTGCCTGGACACCTACGGGCCCGGCGCCACCGTGGACCTCCTCGAACTCGTCGGCCCCCCCGGCCTCGGATTGCCCACCGGCTACCGCGGCTCCCGCCTGCCCGAGTCCGCCCGAACCGATGGTGAACGCGAAGGCGCCTTGGTCACCGCGGCGTACACCGCCGCCCTCGACGGCAGCTACGAGATCGCCGTAGACGAGATACCGGCCTTGGCGGAGTCGGCCGCCCATCCGCCTCCCCACGTGGAAGTCCGTGCGCAACTGCACGCCGCATCTCCGAGCGCGGTCGACGCGGGCGACTTCGACCTCCGGATCACCGGGGTCTCACGCAGCATCGGCACCCTGACCGGCCGCTTCGCCCACCTGGACGGCATGGCCACCCCGGAGGTCTACCGCGACCTCCCCACCGTCACGCACGGGGCCCTCCCGGTCCAGATACTGGCGCCGCCCATGGCCGACACCGCGGCCAATGTCGCCCGGGCCCCCGTCCTCGCGCCGCACACGCTGGTCATCGATGAACACCCACCTCCCGCAGGCGCCGGCGGCACCGAGACCATCGTCCCCGACGACGTGGCGGTGCACATCGAGGCCGATCATCTGCGACTGCTCCACCGCCCCTCGGGCCGGGTCATCGAGCCCTACCTGGCCTCGGCGCTCGAACCCCACCGCTACACCCACCCCCTGGCCCGGTTCTGCTACGAACTCCCGCGCGCCCGCATGCCCGCCCATCTCGGATTCACCTGGCCCACCATCGCCAGTGCGTTCCGGTTCCTGCCGCGGCTGCGTTCCGGCCGCAGCATCCTCGCCCCGGCGCAGTGGCGCATCAGCGCAAGCGGCCACGACGGGGCCGGACCGCGCAGTGACCTGCCCGACCGGGTCGTGCTCCTCGACGGAGAGCGCTACCTGAGCCTGGACCTGACCCGAGCCGCCCACCGGTACCTCCTCGACGACCACCTCGCCCACAACACGACCGCCATAGTCACCGAGGCCCCGCCCGCGCACGCATTCGGATGGTGCGGCGACCGCGCCCACGAGATCGTCATTCCGCTGCACTCCACCGTCCCGCCCACCCCCGAACCGCCGCGGCTACCGAAACCGGCAGACGCCGGTGCGCCGGTCCCTCAACCGCCGGGAGGCGCCGATTGGGTCGCGGCCCACCTCTACACCGACGCCGACCTGTTCGTCCCGCTGCTGACGGAGCACCTGCCGCAGCTGTGGACCCTGCTGGGAGAGGTCCCGGACTGGTGGTTCGTCCGCTACCGCGACGCCGACGGTCCGCACCTGCGTCTGCGCGTACGAACCGGCGGCCGAGCCGACGCCGTGACCACGGCGTTCGGTACGTGGGCGCGGTCCCTCCACGCGCACGGGGCGCTGCACGAGATGACCCTGTCCACCTACCGTCCCGAAACCGGACGCTACGGCTGTGGCCCCGCGATGCACGCCGCCGAGGACGTCTTCGTAGCCGACTCGGCAGCCGCCGTAGCCCAGCTCGAACTCGCGGCAGGCGACCAGAGCCGCACACACGCGTTCGCTGCCGCCTCACTGATCGACCTGGCGATCGAAGCGGTGGGCACGACATGGCTGCTCGACCACCTGCCGCGCTCCGGCGAACCCGTGGACCGCAGCGCCCACGCCCTGGCCGACCGCACTCTGACCGACCTCGACCGGCACCCGGACCAGGTACCCGGAGAGCTGGCGAAAGCGTGGAAGGAGCGCACCGACGCCTTCACGTCCTACCTCGGCGATCACTCCGCACCGGTCCAGGCGGCCCGGCGGGTGCTCCCATCGCTGCTGCATATGCACCACAACCGGATCGCGGGCCCCGACCGGCCCGACGAACGGCGCCTTCTCGCATTGACGAGAGCGGTCGCCCTGAGCCGTCACGCTCGCCAACCCCGCGATCGGCCATGA
- a CDS encoding lanthionine synthetase C family protein yields the protein MTTSSDTGFPEPPAEPGAIDARPLLSLGFGAAGIALTHLARGSGRSHAWIMAATADGVDTGGRATLFHGLPALAFVLSHAQPEDYPHARRTLLGHLQSLAQRRTEAAHARIDQAKPASFAEYDLISGLTGIGVALLRTDPNGAALESVLRYLVRLTEPLRTPQGRLPGWWARHDPWGSDSRDFPHGHANLGMAHGAAGPLALLSLAYRSGKEVPRHVEAIRRICATLDSWRRDAPGGPWWPGWVAHGDHAPGLRRPGPPSWCYGTPGLARAQQLAGLALADRARCRIAEEALARCLDDPVQQALLQENGLCHGRAGILHVLRRMADDQRPDGGRWDLGAHVGPVRSSLLRSVHGDTGNGFLEGRAGAVLALSAPDSLEAPDWDSCLLLSC from the coding sequence ATGACCACGTCCAGCGACACAGGCTTCCCGGAGCCGCCGGCCGAGCCCGGTGCCATCGACGCCCGACCGCTGCTGTCGCTGGGCTTCGGGGCCGCAGGGATCGCACTGACCCACCTCGCTCGGGGCTCGGGCCGCTCGCATGCCTGGATCATGGCGGCCACCGCCGACGGAGTCGACACCGGAGGCCGCGCGACGCTCTTCCACGGGCTGCCCGCCCTCGCCTTCGTGCTGTCCCACGCCCAGCCGGAGGACTATCCGCACGCCCGGCGCACACTGCTCGGGCACCTGCAGAGCCTGGCGCAGCGGCGCACCGAGGCCGCTCACGCCCGCATCGATCAAGCGAAGCCCGCCTCATTCGCCGAGTACGACCTCATCAGCGGGCTGACCGGGATCGGCGTGGCGCTGCTGCGTACCGACCCGAACGGCGCGGCCCTCGAATCGGTGCTGCGCTACCTCGTCCGCCTCACCGAACCCCTCCGGACACCGCAGGGGCGCCTGCCGGGCTGGTGGGCCCGTCACGACCCGTGGGGCAGCGACAGCCGCGACTTCCCCCACGGGCACGCCAACCTCGGCATGGCCCACGGTGCCGCCGGACCGCTGGCGCTGCTGTCGCTGGCCTACCGGTCCGGGAAGGAGGTCCCCCGACACGTGGAAGCGATCCGGCGCATCTGCGCGACCTTGGACTCCTGGCGCCGCGACGCGCCGGGCGGACCGTGGTGGCCGGGCTGGGTCGCCCACGGGGACCACGCTCCCGGCCTTCGCCGCCCCGGCCCTCCGTCCTGGTGCTACGGAACGCCGGGTCTCGCCCGCGCCCAGCAACTCGCCGGGCTGGCCCTCGCCGACCGCGCCCGATGCCGCATCGCCGAGGAAGCACTCGCACGGTGCCTCGACGATCCGGTGCAGCAGGCCCTCCTGCAGGAGAACGGACTGTGCCACGGTCGCGCCGGCATTCTGCACGTCCTGCGCCGCATGGCCGACGATCAGCGCCCGGACGGTGGACGCTGGGACCTCGGCGCCCATGTCGGTCCGGTCCGCAGTTCGCTGCTGCGCTCCGTCCACGGCGACACCGGCAACGGCTTCCTCGAAGGACGAGCCGGAGCCGTTCTCGCCCTATCGGCTCCCGACAGCCTTGAAGCCCCCGACTGGGACAGCTGCCTGCTCCTGTCGTGCTGA
- a CDS encoding helix-turn-helix domain-containing protein: protein MASIAVRTDILTCLHGRTAPATAAEIAEATGRGRSTVTQALRGLETDGRAARTRRNHEPGKRVADLWSLAATGAATETEAEAPTSPDPDNDAPAPAAESPAPPEAPAAADAPDTPKAAAAPAPTAEEVPAPQGAETATSSPKSEAPASASAAPQAAATATTENEAPAPTPAARPAEATDATGAGAQTNKISRTSRLEPGGLRQIVKAVLASEPGEEFSPTEISHLLRGRSVGAIQNALARLAKDGEAELTCEAPRRYSAA from the coding sequence ATGGCCAGCATCGCTGTGCGCACCGACATCCTCACCTGCCTGCACGGACGCACCGCCCCCGCCACCGCGGCCGAGATCGCCGAGGCCACCGGCCGCGGTCGCTCGACCGTCACCCAGGCCCTGCGCGGCCTGGAGACCGACGGCCGCGCCGCCCGCACCCGCAGGAACCACGAGCCGGGCAAGCGCGTGGCCGACCTCTGGAGCCTCGCGGCCACCGGCGCCGCCACCGAGACGGAGGCCGAGGCCCCCACCTCGCCGGACCCGGACAACGACGCCCCGGCACCCGCGGCCGAGTCGCCGGCCCCGCCCGAGGCCCCGGCCGCCGCAGACGCGCCCGACACACCGAAGGCCGCGGCCGCACCCGCGCCCACCGCCGAGGAGGTGCCCGCACCGCAGGGCGCAGAGACGGCCACCTCGTCGCCGAAGTCGGAGGCACCCGCATCCGCGTCCGCTGCCCCACAGGCGGCTGCAACGGCGACTACGGAGAACGAGGCCCCGGCACCAACGCCTGCGGCCCGACCGGCCGAGGCCACCGATGCCACTGGGGCCGGGGCGCAGACCAACAAGATCAGCCGCACGAGTCGGCTGGAACCGGGCGGGTTGCGGCAGATCGTCAAGGCCGTCCTCGCCTCCGAGCCCGGGGAGGAGTTCTCGCCCACCGAGATCAGCCACCTGCTGCGCGGACGCAGCGTCGGCGCGATCCAGAACGCCCTGGCCCGGCTGGCCAAGGACGGCGAGGCCGAGCTGACGTGTGAAGCCCCGCGCCGCTACAGCGCCGCCTGA
- a CDS encoding helix-turn-helix domain-containing protein, whose amino-acid sequence MGITGDGPGRSMTAEEVAELPVVLDPVTAGRLLGIGRTSTYRLLETGAFPAPAFRAGTRWRIPTSGVCALLGLAYPPTGGTGTRGGGRPSDSEQER is encoded by the coding sequence ATGGGAATCACCGGCGATGGGCCGGGGCGGTCGATGACCGCTGAGGAGGTGGCCGAGTTGCCGGTGGTGCTGGATCCGGTCACCGCCGGACGCCTGCTCGGGATCGGGCGCACCAGCACCTACCGGCTGCTGGAAACCGGCGCGTTTCCCGCCCCGGCCTTCCGGGCGGGCACGCGGTGGCGCATCCCCACCAGCGGGGTCTGCGCGCTGCTCGGGCTCGCCTACCCGCCCACCGGCGGGACGGGCACCCGCGGGGGTGGTCGGCCTTCGGATTCTGAACAGGAAAGGTGA
- a CDS encoding tyrosine-type recombinase/integrase, producing the protein MAIREGSVFKRCSCRDETTGKPLGTTCPKLKRPNGGWSSAHGSWALQIELPRRASGARRQARRIGYDTQEAARDHLDHIKTALAVAEGDEQAATKAADLIEAAITKRTDLPTVGEVRRRIGGGADTRAQVPTVGEWLQEWLAGKKKLAASTRLSYQGHITNYLAPHLGWVRLDKLGVGHLQMMFEAIEETNDHIRTSRASEDPQVRASVHGMRTVSVSTEHRIRATLRSALSAAVSRPDVPLQVNVASHIELESAPRPKPVVWSTERVARYRKTGEVPAPVMVWTPEQTGRFLERAHRDRLYALFHLIALKGPRRGEAVGLEWESVRLDDGAVDITTQVVQLGWDTAVSTPKSAAGRRTITLDEDTVTVLKAWRARQRQERLKAGEAWVESGRVFTHPDGSGLHPGWVSGLFCRIAAEADLPPISLHGLRHGAASLSLAAGVDVKVVSSELGHSTTAFTQDTYQSVFPDVAKAAAEATAALVPLARTARAGG; encoded by the coding sequence ATGGCCATCCGCGAGGGATCGGTGTTCAAACGCTGCAGCTGCCGCGACGAGACCACAGGCAAACCCCTGGGAACGACGTGCCCCAAGCTGAAACGGCCCAACGGGGGCTGGAGCTCCGCCCACGGAAGTTGGGCCTTGCAGATCGAACTGCCCCGACGCGCCTCCGGCGCGCGGCGCCAGGCGCGGCGGATCGGGTACGACACCCAGGAAGCCGCGCGCGACCACCTCGACCACATCAAAACGGCCTTGGCCGTGGCCGAGGGAGACGAGCAGGCCGCGACCAAGGCGGCCGACCTCATCGAGGCGGCGATCACGAAGCGCACCGACCTCCCGACGGTGGGGGAGGTGCGCCGCCGCATCGGCGGGGGCGCCGATACCCGCGCGCAGGTGCCCACGGTGGGCGAGTGGCTCCAGGAGTGGTTGGCGGGTAAGAAGAAGCTGGCCGCCTCCACCCGGTTGTCGTATCAGGGCCACATCACCAACTACCTCGCCCCGCACCTGGGCTGGGTGCGCCTCGACAAGCTCGGGGTGGGGCATCTGCAGATGATGTTCGAGGCGATCGAGGAGACCAACGACCACATCCGCACCAGCCGCGCCTCGGAGGATCCGCAGGTGCGGGCCTCGGTGCACGGGATGCGCACCGTCAGCGTGTCCACCGAGCACCGGATCCGTGCCACCCTGCGCAGCGCCCTCTCGGCGGCCGTGTCCCGGCCCGACGTGCCGCTGCAGGTGAACGTGGCCTCCCACATCGAGCTGGAGTCGGCCCCGCGCCCGAAACCGGTGGTGTGGAGCACGGAGCGGGTCGCCCGCTACCGCAAAACGGGCGAGGTGCCGGCCCCGGTGATGGTGTGGACCCCCGAGCAGACCGGCCGCTTCCTCGAACGCGCCCACCGCGACCGGCTCTACGCCCTGTTCCACCTGATCGCCCTGAAGGGCCCGAGGCGGGGTGAAGCCGTGGGTCTGGAGTGGGAGTCGGTGCGCCTGGACGACGGGGCGGTCGACATCACGACGCAGGTGGTGCAGTTGGGGTGGGACACGGCGGTGTCCACACCCAAGAGCGCGGCGGGGCGGCGCACCATCACCTTGGACGAGGACACGGTCACGGTGTTGAAGGCGTGGCGGGCCCGCCAGCGCCAGGAGCGCCTCAAAGCGGGGGAGGCGTGGGTGGAGTCGGGGCGGGTGTTCACCCACCCCGACGGATCCGGATTGCACCCGGGCTGGGTGAGCGGGCTGTTCTGCCGCATCGCCGCCGAGGCGGATCTGCCGCCGATCAGCCTGCACGGGCTGCGCCACGGCGCCGCCTCGCTGAGCCTGGCGGCGGGGGTGGACGTGAAGGTGGTCTCCTCCGAACTCGGCCACTCGACCACCGCGTTCACCCAGGACACGTACCAGAGCGTGTTCCCGGATGTGGCCAAGGCGGCGGCGGAGGCGACGGCCGCGCTGGTGCCGCTGGCGAGGACCGCACGCGCCGGAGGATAA